The genomic interval TTGTTGTAGCTAAAATGTTGGTGTCCAAACTGTCGCTTTTAATTACCTAAATTAATTTAACAGACCAAACCGCGCACTCAACATGCTCAACGCTGAATATTTATTTCCCTGGCGCTGCTGTCATCCAGGTTTTACAGCTACAGTGAGCCTGTAAGGTCATGACCTTTGCAGCCCCAGGTTTTGGCCGTGCGTAATTCTCGGTAATGTTGGAGCTGAAGCTCGTTtctaaaaattatttttatttttagtggcGCATTTTGACTCTGGGCGCCAgttgctttttcttcttcttgcttGCGCTGAATGTTATTATTGAGTTCACTGTGTTTGAGGCCGCTCACACTGGGCTTTGAGTTAGTTTTGGGCAGTGAGTAGAGAGGGATGATGTGTTTGCTTTACTtacagacaataaataaaagatattaGAGGTTTCTGTGTCAGAGGAGAGGTGTATTTCCGCAGTTTCAAAGTAAAAATCAATCACCTTCTACGAGAGATGTTAATAATGTGACATTGGCAGCTTTGCGTCTTCCAGCAGGTAAATTCAGTCCAATCTTCTCCAGCTTTTCCCTCAGACATTTCCCACCGTTTTTGGACTTTGCTCTgcagaaacaaaggaaacagtCGTGTAAAAACGCGTGATCAGACCACTGGATGTTCACCTTAACTGTGCACTGAAATATCAACAGACATTGACAATAATAACGTATCAGCTTGTGCTCCACTTTGTCTCCAGAGATTTTAATGTTAAGTAGAATCTTTGTGGAGGCTTTAATTAACAGATTCTACTGCTCACTGAATGAACCACAGGCTTCCTGAGACTTTTCTTTCCGCCATGACTCTGCGTCAAAAACCCTGCTCTGAGGCTTCAGTCGTACCTTCTCAACACGCCCCCCAACAAGGAGGCGTTGAGGCACTCGGGCGGGGACAGTCTCCTCTGCACCTCCCCTACGGTCACTTTGTACTTGGAGGTGGAGCTGAGCAGCGACAGGCGGCCCGGTACCGAGCAGAACACCTCGTTTATGTTGACGGTGACTCCACCGATCAGCCCGTCCTTGCCGAGCATCAGAGAGCCCACGTTTTTGGGCGGCATGGGAACTGAAAGAGGGAGGTTAGAGGCACGATGAGTGGACGTGTtacataactttatttttttaataaagggAAAACATCCTGATATGACTCAAGTCTTAAATCTTTAAATCCGTCTCCTCTGTTAAACTTCAAGACCACGCGCTCTCAGAGAGCGTCCCTGGCCTAATGAGGCGCCCACGCGCCGGGCATTTGCTGTTATTTAATGTCGCGCGACATTCTCATTACAATATTATCGATTGTTGATTGGCTCGCGCTCCCAAATCGCATTAACCACCTCCCCGTCTTTTCTCCACGGCCGGTTTAACTCCCACCAGCAGCACTGGATGCTCCTTCATCCAGCGTGTTAATGCTCGCGCTAATGGcgtactaaaaaaaaaaaaaaaagaagaagaagaatcaAGCAGCCAGCCAGCCTCGTGTATGCATGCGTAGGGGCCAGTGCGAGGGGGTTTTGATGGCTCCACGGGGGATAATACCGCAGATTAGCTCTAAACGAGCTCACGAGATCTCCGTGAGCGGTGCCATTTATTACATCAGCGGCTTAAATGCCCCGCGGGGAGCTCAGTCACTCAACATCCCGTAACTAAATCACCGCACATCATCAGAGCGGCAGCATGGCAGCCTGTCAGCGACACACTGCCTGCGAGTCAATATACCGGGATCGTTAACCCGCGACCTCACGCTCCTCCTCAACCCTGCATGGACCCAAAAACACAGCGTGGAGATGAGATACCTGCTCCAGCTGTGGCACagatttactgttgttttacttATCATCATATTTCACagcacacattaaaacaaataatataacGGTAAACAGAGATAAGAAATATATATCTTCCCTTTAATAACATATGTCAACAATCTCAAAAAAATTTACGCATATTTTTCCCCCAGTTATTGTATTATTTGTcaatatatttgatatttgtgttaaatcttgtcatttttatcatattGCTGCAGTGGAAGAACAATTGCTCACACAGAAATGCGTAAGTGTGtgtaaaaagtgtgtgtgtgtgtgtgtgtgtgtacctttcTTAATTACTGATTGATCCAGGATGTTCGTCCCGTTGGTGTCTTCAATAGTCTGTCAAAACCGAGATAAATACAAATCATTATAGACCGCTTTATACACCGTCATCCATGTCCTGATACTGTATAATAAGCCAGTTAACGAGCACGTGGAGCTAATTTTTAGTGTTTGAGTTGAATTTAATCAACATTAAAAATCCTGCAGGACTCAGTTCAGAttcaaaaagcagagaaaacagggaGTTGTTTGTCTCCACGCTGCAGTAAAATCTAGTTTATAATCCACTGGTTTAGTCATCATGACTTAGCTCGAAAAAAGCTATTCAGAAAAAAACTCATTCATCATCCTGCGAGATAAATTCCCTTTTAACTAGACCCGATGTCATCACTTGCTTCAAACCcgcatgaaaagaaaagaatagagaaaaaaatgaataatttgttAAAACAAATTTATGTGGAGGTTAATAAATGCACGACACAAATACGGAAAGCCAAGAAATGAGAATCTGTTGTGGAGGTTAAATGGCAAACAACTCGTGATGGTTGTGCCCTGAGGGGGGGAAAACGAGGGGAAGATGAAATCCTACACAGCTCCACTATAAAGTCTATTTCACAAAGTCGTTGGTAGCTTGCTTTGTGTATTTGGCACCTTAACAGCtcacaaataaaaatctatatCAGCCTGTAAAACAAAAACGACAGCCTTCAAATCCTATAAATGCAGTGGCAACAACAGAGGGAGCATGGCTAATAATATTACTacgaataataataattttgcaCAAGTTTAAACaggtttcaaaacaaaaaaatgcagtttttccATTTATCAAAATTAATAAAGTATAGCAGCATCTTCTCCACACTTCCCTcctttaaatattatattaagaATCATGTCCATCTTCAGCATCCCTCTCATCAGACATGTCTCAGGTCTCCTCCTGTAACACAGTTTGTTTCGCTGTGGGCCATTTGCGTTTCCAGGCTACAGCTGCTGTGCAGAGTCCAGCCCTGAGGGAGCTGCTCTGAGTTCACTGACCTTAACTCTGAAGGCACGGGAAACATGCGGAGACAATGAAGGAGACAGCTGTCTACAATTACCAGACCGCTGCTTCCACTGGAACACTGtttatttctattcatttattatttttcattttaaaaagcagcatcCAGACTGAGAAAAGGCTGCTGGACGGTACGTGTGTGGATTTTAGATCAAATTCAATCAGTATAAATGGTGATAATTGCATTTGAATAGATTTAATATCTGCTGTTAAGATAATATTCAGTAATGGTAGAAATGCAGTGGATTAATCGTTGTTTTGTCCGCTGCTCCCTGACTTTAAATCGCTCTGCAGATTTATTTCTCGTGTCAGAAATCcttaaaattactttaaaaaacaaaacaaaaatcacaattGTGGCAGGAAAGTCTCACATTTAGCCCTGTGACCTTTGACTCACCTGAACATCCTCCATACCGTGCAGCCCGTGCAGCAGTCCGTCGCCCATACCGGGCTCCAGTCCCGGGTGAGCGGAGTGCAGCAGCACGTCGGGCCGCCGCACGCCGTAGTCCCGCCGCGGGTCCAGCCCGGACAGCTGAGGCAGCGAGGCCCGAGGCTGCGCCAGCAGAGCGGAGCTGTCCATCCGGTCCCCGGCGGCGTCCTGCCGCTGCCGCGCCCCCCATGCGCCCTGCTGGCTCTGGTGCAGGGAGTTCAGGGAGTACGGGTCGCTCACGTGGGAGTACGGGTCCTGGCTCTGGTAGTGAGCGAGCGGCTGGTACGGCGGCGGGAAGTACGGAGGCTGGAAGTCCGACGAGGGCGCGTGAGACAGCGGCGGCGCGCTGGAGTAGGGTCCCGCGTGCGATACCGAGCCCAGCTGGGACAGGCGCGAGCTGTGGCTCGAGACACCGTCATGCCGGTCCTTGAGGAGGGTGAAGAAGGAGAACAGAGAAGAATTAGATCCACATTCAGAGGAAGTGAAACCACATGGAGGCCCAGGATCATGATGCGTTTATTAGAGTATTGCCCCTGGTGCTGCAGCCAGAGAGTAGCCTAAATGGCATTGGATCTCCTGAACAAAAAGCACATAAGAGCCTGGAGGTAAAATGTTACAGTCTAATTTAAAATGTCTCACAACGAAAACCTCACAGCAATATCTACGGATTCAGCGTTTACGCAAAGGagcagtgaaacacacagaggggaGAGAACTCACCGCAGTGGAGTAGGAGTGAACTAACATCTGTAAACCCTCTGTCGGTGTCACGAGCGGGCTCACGGTAAAACAGCAGGGCAGTGAAGACGTTGCCGGGCCGGGACAGCCAAACTCATTCCAGGTAAAAAGCAGCGCGTGTTGTTGTGTGCAGGCTCGGCCCTGGTCTCACAGCTCCATACAGAACCTTCCTTCGCCCGGAGCTGCCGCCGCTCTGACTGTGAGCACCGAGCTCCCGCCTCTACCCCCGGTATATGGTGTAATTGTTATTCATGACTGGGACTTACAGGAATATTAATGTGCGCGAGGCAAGGGACTGGCGACACATGGAGCGTGAAGCCTCTCGCGCAACCGTGAGTGACGTTTAAATTCCGTGGAGAGCCGAAGCGACGCGCGAACAGCAGGAGATAGAAAGagggtttctctctctctctcatcgAGCGCAGGAGAAAAGCGAACAGCGGCGCTCAGAGCCGCGAGGAATCCCCCAGCACAAAAATAACCGCTGTGGGGGCCTTTTGTGGGCAGGGAAAGCGCACTGTCCCGCCTTTGGAGACAGTTTTGCGCAAACTATTTTTGCGCAAACGAGTGTTTGACGTTATAATAAACCAATATAAGGCGTTAGAAGGCGATATAAACAGCTGGGTTTGCTGTAAAGCTCAGTATCATGACACTAACAGCACCAGGGTGACGGGTTCGTTTCCCTCAACCTTTGAGCACGTGTAAGACAAAGTACAATTCACCCACTTTTACGCACAGACGCAAAACACCTGCACAAAGGTGAACTCATCGAACACACagcattttcctcctctcactcaAACTAAACTCACTCCAGGAAAATAAAGGGCGGCTCCTGTTGTGTTGCAGCTGCCTTTTATTACTCAAAGCACACACTCGAGACACTACATGGGGGCGCGTGAGGGGGCTCGCGTGAATGGTGTCACGAGTCAAAAGAAGCGATTAAACTTTATATTGTAGACCAACACAAGCCTCCTCTTTGCCCTCTTGGATGACTTGTTTAACAACATCAGCAGCCTCTCCTCCCCTCGCGCCGTGGGAGAAAAGCCATGTGCGGCACGAGACAAGGGGCTTCCCACCGGGCTTGAGCCGAGGGGCCTCGCGAGCAgccctcttttttccttttcttcttcttcatcttcttcgTGTTGCTTTGTGCTCGAGCCCATTCAGCGGCGAGCCGGCCGGAGCAGCCTTTTCGCCCCTCCGCGCGCGCGGCGGCATTTCtaaccccctcccctctctctccctctcccatcGCTCGTTTCTAAAAAATTATTGTTCTGGGATCAAAGCCAAACGATTTACATACTTCTGACACATCACCCTGCTCTGACCCAGCGTTTCTCACAGTTATTTTCTATTTTGCTGcgatttaaaataaaaaataagacatttatttatttttaaatgcatatttttgtctatttttgacGATTTTGGCAGAGATATTTTCAACTATAAATTtaagttgtttgtttattaaaaacGCAGTgccacatttaaaaacatatccaatttaaagaaatattaaatacaGATTATTTGCACCTACTGTcaaatattttcctgtttttttaacCACCTGATTCAAACAGTGGATGCAGCTGCACCgtagccacaaacacacataaaataagacaaaatctCAGAGAAATTAGCCCACATGACCAGAAATTTCTATCTGAACGAATTTTTCATCCAGTGGAATGTCCTCTAATTCATATTCACAGCCAGCAACATCACAGAATAACAGGCCTAAAGCCTCCTGGAAAACACCTCA from Lates calcarifer isolate ASB-BC8 linkage group LG7_1, TLL_Latcal_v3, whole genome shotgun sequence carries:
- the tfap2b gene encoding transcription factor AP-2-beta, translated to MLWKLVENVKYEDIYEDRHDGVSSHSSRLSQLGSVSHAGPYSSAPPLSHAPSSDFQPPYFPPPYQPLAHYQSQDPYSHVSDPYSLNSLHQSQQGAWGARQRQDAAGDRMDSSALLAQPRASLPQLSGLDPRRDYGVRRPDVLLHSAHPGLEPGMGDGLLHGLHGMEDVQTIEDTNGTNILDQSVIKKVPMPPKNVGSLMLGKDGLIGGVTVNINEVFCSVPGRLSLLSSTSKYKVTVGEVQRRLSPPECLNASLLGGVLRRAKSKNGGKCLREKLEKIGLNLPAGRRKAANVTLLTSLVEGEAVHLARDFGYICETEFPTKAVSEYLNRQHADPNELHTRKNMLLATKQLCKEFTDLLAQDRTPLGNSRPSPILEPGIQSCLSHFSFITHGFGSPAICAALTALQNYLTEALKGLDKMFLNNPSNNRHGDAGNKAGDKEEKQRK